The window CGCGATAATGATGTGGTTAGCTTCAACAGTAGATGTAGAACCATCTTCTGCTTTTACTTCAATTTTCTTTCCTTTTTTCAAGGTTCCGTAGCCCATGACTACATCGATCTTGTTCTTCTTCATCAAGAACTGGACGCCTTTACTCATGCCTTCCGCCACATCTCTGGAGCGTTTTACGACGGCATTAAAATCCTTGTCAGCGCCAGAAACCTTCAATCCGTAATCTTCTGCATGGTTTAGGTAATTGAAGACATCGGCACTTTTGATCAGCGCTTTTGTTGGGATACAGCCCCAATTCAAACAAACGCCACCTAGAGACTCCTTCTCAACGATGGCTACTTTCATACCCAACTGGGACGCACGTATTGCAGTCACATATCCACCGGGACCACTACCTAAAACGATTACATCGTACTTACTCATATCTGTCAATTTTAAGAGCCGTAAAAATATAGAATAAACGGCTAACGATTGTATTTTTGACCAACCCATTTCCCATGTACAAATCTATCGTCAGACCTCTATTATTTCGCTTCGATCCAGAAGGCGTGCATCACTTTTCGTTTAAGGCTATCAAGTTTTTGAGCAAGGTGCCTGGTTTTAGTTCGCTTTCGCGAAAGCGTTACAAACTCAAACACCCTGCATTAAAAAGGCAGCTTTTTGGGCTAGAGTTCGAGAATCCGGTGGGGCTAGCCGCAGGATTTGACAAGGACGCCAAAGCCTATAGTGAATTCTCAGACCTGGGATTTGGCTTTGTGGAAATAGGAACCTTGACGCCAAAACCACAAGCCGGAAACCCCAAAACTCGATTGTTCCGACTTAAGCAGGACGGCGCTATCGTAAACCGTATGGGCTTCAATAACGGCGGCGTGGATGCTGCGGTGGAGCGGCTCAAAAGAAATAAAAAGCGCATTTCGAGTGCCTCAATGCTTGATGCTAGGAATAATTCGAGGCCTGAGGCACTCGAAGGCCGTCGTAATAAACACACTCTAATAGGCGGCAACATAGGGAAAAACAAAGTCACACCTAATGAAAAAGCGGTCGACGATTACATCATTTGTTTCAATAAACTTTTTGATCACGTTGACTATTTCACCGTAAATGTAAGTTCACCTAATACGCCTGGATTACGCGAATTGCAAGACCGCAAACCGCTTACCCATATTTTGCAAACGCTACAAGATCTGAATAATGCAAAAGCTGCGAGGAAACCTATTCTTTTAAAGATCGCACCAGACCTAACTGATAATCAATTGATGGACATTATAGGAATCGTGGAAGACACAAAAATCGATGGAGTCATTGCCACCAACACGACGATTGAGCGTAAGGAACTTAAAAGTGATATAACACTCCAGAAAGAAGCTGGTGGCCTGAGCGGCGCTCCACTAACAAACCGAGCAACCGAAGTAA of the Nonlabens marinus S1-08 genome contains:
- a CDS encoding quinone-dependent dihydroorotate dehydrogenase: MYKSIVRPLLFRFDPEGVHHFSFKAIKFLSKVPGFSSLSRKRYKLKHPALKRQLFGLEFENPVGLAAGFDKDAKAYSEFSDLGFGFVEIGTLTPKPQAGNPKTRLFRLKQDGAIVNRMGFNNGGVDAAVERLKRNKKRISSASMLDARNNSRPEALEGRRNKHTLIGGNIGKNKVTPNEKAVDDYIICFNKLFDHVDYFTVNVSSPNTPGLRELQDRKPLTHILQTLQDLNNAKAARKPILLKIAPDLTDNQLMDIIGIVEDTKIDGVIATNTTIERKELKSDITLQKEAGGLSGAPLTNRATEVISFLHQKSNGAFPIIGVGGIMTAQDAIDKLKAGASLVQLYTGFVYEGPALVRDINREIIKQGL